TCTGACTGCTTACCTCTTGCAATCGTGCCAGTCTTTGAGTGTGCATCTTCTTCACATGGAGGATCGTCTGCTGCAGAGGACTTCTTGGAACAGAACAATCCCATGGTAAAGAAATGGAGAACACAAGAGAAGAGATCGATAGGGAGCTGGGAGCAAATCATGGAAATGGAAACTCATTTCAATGCCACAATCTCCATATGACTTTGTTAATCAATTGATTTTTAGGCGGCCAGGTATTATTTTTCTCTGTGCAAAGATTTAAcaatgaggtctgaggttcgaataGAAACTCATTTCAAAGTTTGTCCTTTCGGATGGAtctagtgactagcacatgagaTATTATCACAataaggtctggggttcgaatttcGGCAAAGCCgaagtaaatacctcccttatgtgctagtcactattctaaaggttagtagtcgcccgtgatttacctcctctgtgttaatCTTGGAACGGGTTGACGAGGACGTTAAGAGCGAACGTATTCACTTTTTACCACGAAGATTTAACAATATCAACTTTTTAGTAACCTTCAAATCTCAAGAACTATTCGAGTTGAGGGTGAGCATAAACTTTCTAAATTCATTCAGGGGCAGACTTTAATTTTAGTTATTCTACTAtgttatatggatccttttactaataactcttttttttttattattattattattttttttttttgcgtttGAAGTATTTCCTGACcgtatctttaaaaaaaaataaaaaaaatcaatttaagtgAAGAAATTTGATCCACGCAACGTTATTTGATATCGTCGCGATGGTGAATGCGGCtgctcctctcctctctcctcCTGGTTTCGTACGCTCTTCGGCCGCTCAGAAATGCTCGATTCCTTCCTTGATTGCTGCTTCCaggaggcggaggaggaggaggggcctCCTCCTCTCCACGGCCGCCGCGCTCCTCCTCGCTTGCCGGGGTTCCGCCGCCGTGGTCCCGCCGCCCTTCGACCCTGTCACTCagcgcgagaggaacgcgagcgCCTCCCTCTCTCTCCGGATATCGGACGCCGTCCGCTTGCTCGACCTCGCCCGTGACCTCCAGGCCAAGGGGGACTACTCCCGAGCCCTAGACTACTTCACTCTGGTAATTCTTTTCTTTTACTGCTATGTGCCCCTTCCGTCCCTTTGGGGAAGCAGAGATTGCACATGTAGCTGGGACTGAGGCCTGTCTAGCACTTATTTTTAGCATTTACATCACCAAAAGCCAGCTTAATGGTCAATTTCAATAAGATTTAGTGGCTAAAAATCTTCATGCCTAACACACCTAGATTTGGCAAGCATTAAGTCTATCCCATGAAGTGAATTCAAGTATATTTAAGTCTATTTATAATTTGAGAGTAAAAGCACAAATAGATTTGGAAAAAGCAAGAACTGACCCCTCTACTGGATTTTCAGTCTCCCAATACCTCAACATTCATCCTGAGTCTCTCAAGGTTTTAGAGTGCTTTTTTGGTGAAAACCTATAGCCTTGTTGTGTATGACTGATATGATCTATAAAACAGATCATGAAAAACCTAAAATATAGTTTTTGTTCCGTGCTAATTGTAGCTATGTTGTTGGTCCTTGCACTAAAGTTCATGGCGTTGTGTGCTTAAGTTGAGCCAACATATGCCATGGTCATTGTCTTCTTGTCAGTATCCAACAAACTCTATTTCAGTGAGATCCTACTCCATTGCTCCATTGTTATGCCAAGGTGGTATTCCGAAGGAGTCTGACTCCTTTGGCCTACATCATGTTAGCATTGTGTTCTTTTTGTATTTGTTCGTATTTTCACTGCCCTAGGCAAGGTTGAGTTGGCTATTGTGGGGCAAAACTTGCTACAATGAGAAGGGATCGATTCTAACCAAAGCCGAATGAATAACCCTCACCTGCAGTGGCTAACTGCAACTTCTCGATTTACCTCATAATAGTCTTGGGGCCGACGGTGTAGGGGTGACAGATTCCACCTTTTGCTACAATTGATACAATACATATAAGCACTCACACTCAACCCTTGTTTTGTTTGAGTTTTGGTGCAAGAAGTCAAATTTGAGTGCGTTGTCTCTTCACTCCCGCTGATCAGTTACTTGATGGAGCCTTGGTCTTTTGTGGTAGAGGGAATGCACTGGACACTTTATGGGCACCTAAGCCTACAACTTCCAAGATGACAAACACAAATACATATGAAAAGAACAAAAGCAATACAACATGATTTGGCCTAAGTCTATTCCATGGAGAGAATCCAAAAGTACTTATAAATTGGGATTAGCCATCGCTGAAATTTAATGCAAAAGTTCATTCAGTCCTCCCTAGAC
This window of the Zingiber officinale cultivar Zhangliang chromosome 3B, Zo_v1.1, whole genome shotgun sequence genome carries:
- the LOC122055564 gene encoding uncharacterized protein LOC122055564 codes for the protein MVNAAAPLLSPPGFVRSSAAQKCSIPSLIAASRRRRRRRGLLLSTAAALLLACRGSAAVVPPPFDPVTQRERNASASLSLRISDAVRLLDLARDLQAKGDYSRALDYFTLVVQEYKDFAFSDYARVGRALLLYEIGDRDEAIAEMEDVSISLKGYPEIHAALAAALYADKHAALLAENQFTIATLLDPHYTDLSYVRETKHWPPSLIDSLQHFITLS